One genomic region from Chrysemys picta bellii isolate R12L10 chromosome 16, ASM1138683v2, whole genome shotgun sequence encodes:
- the LOC101946942 gene encoding GRB10-interacting GYF protein 1, producing the protein MAAETLNFGPEWLRALSSGGSVASPPPSPAMPKYKLADYRYGREEMLALYVKENKVPEELQDKEFAAILQEEPLQPLALVPLTEEEQRNFSMSVNSVAVLRLMGKGGGAAPAGVSRGRGSTRSRGRGRGESGFYQRSPEEPEGAFGRGAREIHRSQSWDDRGERRFEKPTRRDGTRAPFEEGAPLPRKDYARSDSNNWRTLREEQEEEEEGGGGTGPTPAGAAVGGSWRLSGARRESERWRSASPDGAPRSAGWREHPEGRRRKFDFDFREREEERGGRRHRGSDSFEDDKDGLPEWCMDDEDEEMGTFDSSGAFMPLKKSPKEPIPEEHVFDFHPLQEDDERSEGKEDAEPSSKEAPEKEAWKDPSMTPEEKRCSPPGAPWLSGPPFAATVATATSECESAPLGGSDPTVPLSTCDKEPKPAAEGDPGVLGLPSQLSTGAVSTLSSPSSTTNAATEFSIGDAEDDDGMKHLQQEAEKMVASLQESSMDEERFTQAIQEPRNTAAALPLSHEAAMKWFYKDPQGEIQGPFTTQEMAEWFQAGYFTMSLLVKRGCDEGFQPLGEVIKMWGRVPFAPGPSPPPLLGNLDQERLKKQQELAAAALYQQLQHQQFLQLINRYLPDRPQFAQCALQQKLAAGDLTQQQLTAFLQQLQALKPRTGEQNLIPAMNRSMSVPDTGSLWDAHTSASQPAGGEASLWDIPINSSTQGPILEQLQLQQKLQERRDAELRAKREEEERKRREEKRRQEEQKRREEEELYRRKQCRQQELVLKLLQQTQAQSAAPWGGLAKPPGGMKALLELQESERQLHKQQRAQQRAHGGLGLSSPSQWGADSSPLWSSHEKWDEGVKNLRSLGLKSSRSSPSLGDSYGGPSRQSRKKTDEEEKLLKLLQGIHKPQDGFTQWCEQMLHVLNSSSTLDVPTVVAFLKEMESPYDVHDFIRSYLGDTVEAKEFAKQFLERRAKQKASQQRQQQQEASWLSSGNLPSPFPANHGTKQPPFEGSQPVKIKRRPIMLHADPSILGYSLHGPAGEVESIDDY; encoded by the exons ATGGCCGCCGAGACGCTCAATTTTGGACCGGAATG GCTCCGCGCGCTGTCCAGTGGGGGCAGCGtggcctcccccccaccctctcctgccATGCCAAAGTACAAGCTCGCGGACTATCGCTACGGCAGAGAAGAGATGCTAGCACTTTATGTCAAAGAGAACAAG GTCCCGGAGGAGCTCCAGGATAAGGAATTCGCTGCCATTCTCCAGGAAGAGCCACTGCAGCCGCTGGCCCTGGTCCCATTAACGGAGGAGGAGCAg AGGAATTTCTCCATGTCTGTGAACAGCGTGGCGGTGCTGAGGCTGATGGGAAAAGGAGGTGGAGCCGCTCCCGCTGGAGTCTCCCGGGGGAGGGGCAGTACCCGGAGCCGAG GCCGGGGCCGAGGTGAGAGTGGGTTTTACCAAAGAAGTCCGGAGGAGCCAGAGGGGGCGTTCGGGCGTGGGGCCCGGGAGATCCACCGCAGCCAGAGCTGGGACGACCG GGGCGAGCGGCGGTTCGAAAAGCCGACCCGGCGGGATGGAA cccgGGCTCCCTTCGAGGAGGGGGCTCCACTCCCCCGCAAGGACTACGCCCGCTCGGACAGCAACAACTGGCGGACGCTgcgggaggagcaggaggaggaggaggaggggggcgggggcaccGGCCCCACCCCCGCCGGGGCGGCCGTGGGGGGCAGCTGGCGGCTGAGTGGGGCCCGGCGCGAGAGTGAGCGCTGGCGGTCGGCCAGCCCAG atgGTGCGCCCCGCTCAGCTGGCTGGCGAGAGCACCCTGAGGGCCGGCGCCGCAAGTTCGACTTCGACTTCCGGGAGCgggaggaggagcggggcggGCGGCGGCACCGGGGCAGCGACAGCTTCGAGGACGACAAGGACGGGCTGCCCGAGTGGTGCATGGACGACGAGGACGAGGAGATGGGCACCTTCGACTCCTCTGGTGCCTTCATGCCCCTCAAG AAGAGCCCCAAGGAGCCAATCCCTGAGGAGCATGTGTTCGACTTCCATCCGTTGCAGGAAGACGATGAGAGGTCGGAAGGGAAGGAGGATGCTGAGCCCAGCTCGAAGGAGGCCCCCGAGAAAG aggccTGGAAGGATCCCTCGATGACCCCGGAGGAGAAGCGATGTTCCCCGCCCGGCGCCCCCTGGCTGTCGGGCCCCCCCTTTGCTGCTACTGTTGCCACTGCCACTAGTGAATGTGAGAGTGCCCCCCTGGGGGGCTCGGACCCCACCGTGCCCCTCAGCACCTGCGACAAGGAGCCGAAGCCTGCTGCGGAAG gggacccaggcgtcctgggcCTCCCGTCGCAGCTCAGCACGGGCGCGGtctccaccctctcctccccttcctccaccaCCAATGCTGCTACTGAGTTCTCCATTGGAGACGCCGAGGACGACGATGGGATGAAACATCTTCAGCAG gaagcaGAGAAGATGGTGGCCTCGCTCCAGGAGAGCTCCATGGATGAGGAGCGCTTCACCCAGGCCATCCAGGAGCCGCGCAACACGGCcgctgccctgcccctctcccacgaGGCCGCCATGAAGTGGTTCTACAAGGATCCTCAGGGGGAGATCCAAG GGCCCTTCACCACGCAGGAGATGGCGGAGTGGTTCCAGGCCGGCTATTTCACCATGTCGCTCCTGGTGAAGCGCGGCTGTGACGAGGGCTTCCAGCCGCTGGGCGAGGTGATCAAGATGTGGGGAAGAGTGCCTTTCGCGCCTGGCCCGTCGCCGCCCCCGCTGCTG GGGAACCTGGACCAGGAGCGGCTgaagaagcagcaggagctggcggCGGCCGCCCTCTACCAGCAGCTCCAGCATCAGCAGTTCCTGCAGCTCATCAACCGGTACCTGCCGGACAG GCCGCAGTTCGCCCAGTGCGCACTGCAGCAGAAGCTGGCAGCCGGCGACCTCACCCAGCAGCAGCTCACGGCTttcctgcagcagctgcaggctctgaaacccag AACCGGGGAGCAGAACCTGATCCCGGCGATGAACCGATCCATGTCCGTGCCAGACACAGGGTCCCTGTGGGACGCGCATACCTCAGCTTCACAGCCTgcag GCGGTGAGGCCAGTCTATGGGATATACCAATTAATTCTTCAACTCAGGGTCCAATCTTAGAACAACTGCAACTGCAACAGAAA CTCCAGGAGCGCCGCGACGCGGAACTCAGGGctaagagggaggaggaggaacgcaAGCGGCGCGAAGAGAAGCGGCGCCAGGAGGAGCAGAAGCGGCGCGAGGAGGAGGAGCTGTATCGGCGGAAACAG tgccggcagcaggagctggtgctgAAGCTGCTGCAGCAGACCCAGGCGCAGAGCGCAGCGCCCTGGGGGGGGCTGGCCAAGCCCCCCGGGGGCATGAAGGccctgctggagctgcaggagagCGAGCGGCAGCTGCACAAGCAGCAGCGGGCGCAGCAGAGAGCG CACGGGGGCCTCGGCTTGAGCAGCCCCTCGCAGTGGGGCGCCGACTCCAGCCCGCTCTGGAGCAGCCATGAGAAGTGGGACGAGGGCGTCAAGAACCTGAGGAGCCTGGGCCTGAAGAGCAGccgcagcagcccctccctcgg GGACAGCTACGGGGGGCCGAGCCGGCAGAGCCGGAAGAAGACGGACGAGGAGGAGAAGCTGCTCAAACTGCTGCAGGGGATCCACAAACCCCAGGACGGCTTCACGCAGTGGTGTGAGCAGATGCTGCACGTCCTGAACAGCTCCAGCACCCTCGATG TCCCCACGGTGGTGGCGTTCCTGAAGGAGATGGAGTCCCCCTACGACGTTCACGACTTCATCCGCTCCTACCTGGGCGACACGGTGGAAGCCAAAGAGTTTGCCAAGCAGTTCCTGGAGCGGCGCGCCAAGCAGAAAGCCAGCCAgcagcgccagcagcagcag GAAGCCTCGTGGCTCAGCTCCGGCAACCTGCcctccccgttcccggccaaccACGGCACCAAACAGCCGCCCTTCGAGGGCAGCCAGCCAGTGAAGATCAAGAGGAGACCGATCATGCTGCACGCTGACCCCAGCATCCTGG gctATTCGCTGCATGGTCCGGCCGGCGAGGTGGAAAGCATTGACGACTACTGA